One stretch of Papaver somniferum cultivar HN1 unplaced genomic scaffold, ASM357369v1 unplaced-scaffold_154, whole genome shotgun sequence DNA includes these proteins:
- the LOC113336685 gene encoding uncharacterized protein LOC113336685 isoform X2, which produces MEEKKPKLKKKRKLSKMLRSPAASCRFPPVSCPSNPRNVVPHLFKPNVVDRRQMLISLTTISVTPLLESTNILSTSNANASLFQMPPYRLINRYFLVRAGESEFESLGVINTNPVAKTSMDSGLSIEGRRQMARAALKLKAMGACDQSCWIWPSITQRAYQAAEIIASVNGINRSLIVPEYSFLDARGLGAFEGKTLDAVAQVYEADNISPNIRPPPIDDGTPNESVSDVFVRVTQLMSILETQYSGDTVVIVSPDSDNLTVLQAGLLGLDLRKHNDLFFSPGEVREVNPDEIPAYKEPASGAFKCSNPPSCI; this is translated from the exons ATGGAGGAAAAGAAACCGAaattaaaaaagaagagaaaactcTCCAAAATGCTAAGAAGTCCAGCAGCTTCATGTAGGTTTCCTCCAGTTTCATGTCCCTCAAACCCAAGAAATGtcgtccctcatcttttcaaaccTAATGTTGTTGATCGACGTCAAATGCTCATTTCTCTGACAACAATTTCAGTGACCCCTCTCCTTGAATCTACAAACATTCTCTCCACATCCAATGCCAATGCCAGTCTATTTCAAATGCCCCCATATCGCCTTATCAACAG ATACTTTCTTGTTCGGGCAGGAGAATCAGAATTTGAGAGTTTGGGAGTAATAAACACGAATCCGGTTGCAAAGACATCAATGGACAGTGGACTGTCAATAGAAGGTAGAAGACAGATGGCCAGAGCAGCTTTAAAATTGAAGGCAATGGGGGCTTGTGATCAAAGTTGTTGGATTTGGCCTTCAATCACTCAGAGAGCTTATCAGGCTGCTGAGATTATCGCCTCCGTCAACGGAATCAATCGCAG CCTCATTGTCCCGGAGTACAGCTTCTTGGATGCGCGTGGTTTAGGTGCTTTTGAAGGAAAAACATTGGATGCTGTTGCACAG GTATATGAAGCTGATAATATATCTCCAAACATCAGGCCGCCTCCAATTGATGACGGAACTCCAAATGAGAGTGTTTCAGACGTTTTTGTTCGTGTAACACAACTTATGTCAATTCTAGAAACCCAATACTCCGGAGATACGGTGGTTATTGTCTCACCAGATTCCGATAACTTAACTGTACTGCAAGCTGGTTTACTAGGATTGGATCTTCGCAA GCACAATGATTTATTCTTCAGTCCTGGTGAGGTCAGAGAAGTCAACCCAGATGAAATACCTGCATACAAGGAACCAGCTTCTGGTGCATTCAAATGTTCCAATCCACCAAGCTGTATCTAA
- the LOC113336685 gene encoding uncharacterized protein LOC113336685 isoform X1 codes for MEEKKPKLKKKRKLSKMLRSPAASCRFPPVSCPSNPRNVVPHLFKPNVVDRRQMLISLTTISVTPLLESTNILSTSNANASLFQMPPYRLINRYFLVRAGESEFESLGVINTNPVAKTSMDSGLSIEGRRQMARAALKLKAMGACDQSCWIWPSITQRAYQAAEIIASVNGINRSSLIVPEYSFLDARGLGAFEGKTLDAVAQVYEADNISPNIRPPPIDDGTPNESVSDVFVRVTQLMSILETQYSGDTVVIVSPDSDNLTVLQAGLLGLDLRKHNDLFFSPGEVREVNPDEIPAYKEPASGAFKCSNPPSCI; via the exons ATGGAGGAAAAGAAACCGAaattaaaaaagaagagaaaactcTCCAAAATGCTAAGAAGTCCAGCAGCTTCATGTAGGTTTCCTCCAGTTTCATGTCCCTCAAACCCAAGAAATGtcgtccctcatcttttcaaaccTAATGTTGTTGATCGACGTCAAATGCTCATTTCTCTGACAACAATTTCAGTGACCCCTCTCCTTGAATCTACAAACATTCTCTCCACATCCAATGCCAATGCCAGTCTATTTCAAATGCCCCCATATCGCCTTATCAACAG ATACTTTCTTGTTCGGGCAGGAGAATCAGAATTTGAGAGTTTGGGAGTAATAAACACGAATCCGGTTGCAAAGACATCAATGGACAGTGGACTGTCAATAGAAGGTAGAAGACAGATGGCCAGAGCAGCTTTAAAATTGAAGGCAATGGGGGCTTGTGATCAAAGTTGTTGGATTTGGCCTTCAATCACTCAGAGAGCTTATCAGGCTGCTGAGATTATCGCCTCCGTCAACGGAATCAATCGCAG CAGCCTCATTGTCCCGGAGTACAGCTTCTTGGATGCGCGTGGTTTAGGTGCTTTTGAAGGAAAAACATTGGATGCTGTTGCACAG GTATATGAAGCTGATAATATATCTCCAAACATCAGGCCGCCTCCAATTGATGACGGAACTCCAAATGAGAGTGTTTCAGACGTTTTTGTTCGTGTAACACAACTTATGTCAATTCTAGAAACCCAATACTCCGGAGATACGGTGGTTATTGTCTCACCAGATTCCGATAACTTAACTGTACTGCAAGCTGGTTTACTAGGATTGGATCTTCGCAA GCACAATGATTTATTCTTCAGTCCTGGTGAGGTCAGAGAAGTCAACCCAGATGAAATACCTGCATACAAGGAACCAGCTTCTGGTGCATTCAAATGTTCCAATCCACCAAGCTGTATCTAA
- the LOC113336626 gene encoding uncharacterized protein LOC113336626, with the protein MAELREMMKIRKDGGRRNLDEAIEEAGKTPFARRIQLAIIPPKCSLPNFTSIFDGSTCAIQHVKAYSRSLLQREENDAVLCKYFPASLTGEALQWFEGFPVGMIESFSHLQNLFLGQYISNNMSRPGIEKAFSLRRRLNESMRDLLYTQIFRIKDSITMRELHDYQEEYIVLEEKKMEMESFPMMMPNTKEGNASLLPRLTNAVASTSQGSQGNKITKVEKKLVAMGSGDQEEFEREYKEKQFQNRGGNNKIQRMDNPQENYGGQQQQQQQPYYNKRQENQKIIWGRIKLPPLNTTIDKIWEAVILLEEIPEPTNLGDEPPPGRRSKEFFAYYRFHGHTTHNCRNVRKIILRMIDQGKLNHFLEQQQQNLPLPPPGGNT; encoded by the exons ATGGCGGAGTTGAGAGAAATGATGAAGATACGGAAAGATGGAGGAAGGAGAAATTTGGATGAAGCGATAGAAGAAGCAGGAAAAACACCTTTTGCCAGAAGAATACAACTTGCGATCATACCTCCAAAATGTAGCTTACCTAATTTTACCAGCATATTTGATGGAAGTACTTGTGCGATACAACATGTAAAAGCATATAGTAGATCTCTATTACAGCGGGAAGAGAacgatgcggtattgtgcaagtattttccaGCCAGCTTGACAGGGGAAGCTCTACAATGGTTCGAAGGGTTTCCGGTAGGAATGATTGAGTCATTTTCTCATTTACAGAACCTCTTTCTCGGACAATATATTAGCAATAATATGTCACGACCGGGAATAGAAAAGGCGTTCAGTCTGCGAAGAAGATTAAATGAAAGTATGCGAG ATTTACTATACACTCAAATTTTCAGGATAAAGGACTCAATTACCATGCGAGAACTGCACGATTATCAGGAGGAATATATAGTTTTGGAAgaaaagaagatggaaatggaGTCCTTTCCAATGATGATGCCAAATACGAAAGAAGGAAATGCCAGTTTACTCCCAAGGTTAACAAATGCTGTAGCAAGTACATCTCAAGGAAGCCAAGGaaataaaataacaaaagtaGAGAAAAAATTAGTGGCAATGGGCAGTGGAGATCAAGAAGAGTTCGAAAGAGAATACAAAGAAAAACAATTTCAGAATCGCGGAGGGAACAATAAAATTCAAAGAATGGATAATCCACAAGAAAATTATGGaggtcaacaacaacaacaacagcagccaTACTATAATAAGAGGCaggaaaatcaaaaaataatctgGGGACGGATAAAACTCCCACCACTAAATACAACAATAGACAAAATTTGGGAAGCCGTTATTTTATTGGAAGAAATTCCTGAACCGACAAATTTAGGAGATGAACCACCACCAGGAAGGAGGAGTAAAGAATTCTTTGCCTACTATCGCTTCCATGGTCACACCACACACAATTGTAGAAATGTGAGAAAGATTATATTGCGAATGAtcgatcaaggaaaactaaaccacttcttggaacaacaacaacagaactTACCACTACCCCCACCAGGAGGAAACACATAA